One window of the Chryseobacterium sp. CY350 genome contains the following:
- a CDS encoding TonB-dependent receptor → MKRKVSLFLMVFFSVLAFSQKTISGKITDEDGIAIPSASVTVEEPGKDAILAYGITNSKGEYKVTFTSAESNVDLKVKAFNQKPLTKQISNSDQSLTFKMQSEATEIKEVQLKTKMITARGDTIAYDLKAFDSKNDRTLADVMKKIPGIEVNADGTILYQGNAINKFYVEGKDLMEGGYGTITNSLPKDAIQKLEVLENHQPVKMLQGKIPSDAAAINIKLKKSVTMTGRGEVGAGFTDPWLWNVKLTPMFFSKKSQWVANYKTNNMGEQVENEGNILAFGNRFEGRRINASQNDWLNVENASTPNLPVKRYLFNNVHYLSANYLTNIDNKKEWELKANANYTNNAVERESYSQTDYFATTKSPAFSTTQNILNNFFTDKVKGELIFTKNAKKGFFKNTTSFSQFWNADRAVVDRTDGAIGRNGQEALQSPTSSFQNSLSTIIPWKEKMVNVQSFISYQNDSQKLDISPASYLSIPGFYPGVGTQSVRQNLQLKTFEANHSANIGFSAKGWTFTPEIGLNYKSTDLRSALNKNISGEAYGYGSGFENDLKYTTATPYGSVGINYKDDSWMLYANVPVNSNNITAEDPLRTVSKSVNKLTFEPNLFAQFNFASFFKASLNGNISNNFGEVNTAYSGFLMISPTSLNAMDANNPIPENNNKSAGARLEYRNPLNNLFFNVSYRLSDAKRNLISNPTIVGGYSVMQYIEQENNVVSSGYNAEIGKYFPKFKTNASLSYSNNTSTSDAFLNNDSFTNKNNSQSFGIKFNNTYFSWMSIDYNANLTRTDQTSTGSVNSNAARTGFTHNLGLFVYPVENHTVGFNWDQVNTNAAGQKYNNGFYDLSYQFSWSQKKIDFELKWMNIANKKVFETYDINTTNISYTRILLRPSQVMFTVKFNFK, encoded by the coding sequence ATGAAAAGAAAAGTCTCCTTATTTCTCATGGTATTTTTCTCTGTTTTGGCTTTCTCTCAGAAAACGATTTCAGGTAAAATTACAGATGAAGACGGTATTGCGATCCCAAGCGCAAGTGTAACGGTGGAAGAACCGGGCAAAGATGCAATTCTTGCTTACGGAATCACAAATTCTAAAGGGGAATATAAGGTAACGTTCACTTCAGCGGAATCTAATGTAGACCTGAAGGTAAAAGCTTTTAACCAAAAGCCTTTAACAAAACAAATCAGCAACAGTGATCAGTCTTTGACATTCAAAATGCAATCTGAAGCTACGGAAATAAAAGAAGTTCAGCTGAAAACCAAAATGATCACCGCAAGAGGCGATACGATTGCTTACGATCTGAAGGCATTCGACAGTAAAAACGACCGTACTTTGGCTGACGTGATGAAGAAAATTCCGGGTATTGAGGTGAATGCAGACGGTACCATATTGTATCAGGGTAATGCAATCAACAAATTTTATGTAGAAGGAAAAGATTTAATGGAAGGTGGTTATGGTACGATTACAAACTCACTTCCGAAAGATGCTATTCAGAAATTAGAAGTTCTTGAAAATCATCAACCTGTAAAGATGCTTCAGGGGAAAATACCTTCAGACGCAGCAGCAATCAATATCAAGCTTAAGAAATCTGTTACAATGACAGGTAGAGGAGAAGTTGGAGCAGGTTTTACCGATCCGTGGCTTTGGAATGTGAAACTGACCCCAATGTTTTTCAGCAAAAAAAGCCAATGGGTAGCAAACTACAAGACCAATAATATGGGCGAGCAGGTGGAAAATGAAGGGAACATTTTAGCTTTTGGAAATAGATTTGAAGGAAGAAGAATTAATGCTTCCCAAAATGATTGGCTTAATGTAGAAAACGCGAGCACGCCGAATCTTCCGGTAAAAAGATATTTATTCAATAATGTTCATTATCTGTCTGCAAATTATCTGACGAATATCGATAACAAAAAAGAATGGGAACTGAAGGCAAATGCAAACTATACCAATAATGCTGTTGAAAGAGAATCGTACAGTCAGACAGATTATTTTGCAACTACTAAAAGTCCTGCTTTCAGTACCACACAAAACATATTGAATAACTTTTTTACAGATAAAGTAAAAGGAGAATTGATTTTCACAAAAAATGCGAAAAAAGGGTTCTTCAAAAACACTACAAGTTTCTCACAGTTTTGGAACGCCGACAGAGCAGTTGTTGACAGAACAGATGGTGCAATTGGTAGAAATGGTCAGGAAGCATTGCAATCTCCAACATCGTCATTTCAAAACTCTTTAAGCACGATTATTCCGTGGAAAGAGAAAATGGTAAATGTGCAGTCATTTATCAGTTATCAGAACGACAGCCAAAAATTAGACATTTCGCCTGCTTCTTACCTTAGTATTCCGGGGTTTTATCCGGGAGTTGGTACACAATCGGTAAGACAAAATTTACAGCTGAAAACTTTTGAAGCCAACCATTCTGCAAATATTGGTTTCTCGGCAAAAGGCTGGACTTTTACTCCCGAAATTGGATTAAATTATAAATCTACCGATTTGAGATCGGCACTTAATAAAAATATTAGCGGAGAAGCTTACGGCTACGGATCTGGTTTTGAAAACGACCTTAAATACACCACTGCGACACCTTACGGAAGCGTAGGAATCAATTATAAAGATGATTCGTGGATGCTATACGCCAACGTTCCGGTAAATTCAAATAATATTACAGCGGAAGATCCTTTAAGAACGGTTTCAAAATCTGTAAATAAACTTACTTTTGAGCCTAATTTATTTGCACAATTCAACTTTGCTTCATTCTTTAAAGCTTCGTTAAATGGTAATATCAGCAATAATTTTGGTGAAGTTAATACAGCGTACTCAGGATTTCTAATGATTTCGCCAACATCCTTAAATGCAATGGATGCAAACAATCCGATTCCTGAAAACAATAATAAATCGGCAGGCGCAAGATTGGAATACAGAAACCCATTGAATAATTTATTTTTTAATGTAAGCTACAGACTTTCCGATGCTAAGAGAAATTTAATATCTAATCCTACAATTGTTGGAGGATATTCTGTAATGCAATATATAGAGCAGGAAAATAATGTTGTAAGCAGTGGTTACAATGCAGAAATCGGGAAATATTTTCCGAAATTTAAAACCAATGCTTCTTTGAGCTACAGCAACAATACATCAACATCAGATGCTTTCTTAAATAACGATTCTTTCACCAACAAAAACAACAGTCAGTCGTTTGGAATCAAATTCAACAATACTTACTTCAGCTGGATGAGCATAGATTATAATGCAAATCTTACAAGAACCGACCAAACAAGTACAGGAAGCGTAAATTCTAATGCTGCAAGAACGGGCTTTACCCATAATCTTGGTCTTTTTGTGTATCCTGTCGAAAACCACACAGTCGGTTTTAATTGGGATCAGGTAAATACAAATGCAGCCGGCCAGAAATATAACAACGGATTTTACGATTTGTCATACCAATTCTCATGGTCGCAAAAGAAAATTGATTTTGAATTGAAATGGATGAATATCGCTAACAAAAAAGTTTTCGAAACATATGATATCAATACAACAAATATCAGCTACACAAGAATATTACTTCGACCAAGCCAAGTAATGTTTACAGTAAAATTCAACTTTAAATAA
- a CDS encoding GLPGLI family protein produces MKKLFSIVLIAAFAIINAQETANRFFYELTFKPKQDSTKIDKVIAILDVTGKKSIYQDYTVPAQDSIIKMAVEEMEKTKSFKDMSKLIKMPKFSYKIVKTYPEMKEQYVDRISMNLFAYEDDIKFKWNILPEKEKVGEYNTQKATTDFGGRKWIAWFTTDIPFPDGPYKFYGLPGLIVKIEDSEKHYSWKLSGNKKIENYEELSYSEKVNAKYGMSNNITPTSKEKFEKAYATFKKDPMGEFRQRVTPEMSSMKMPGSDMTIGEMMKKQEKIAKDFFNSNDNPIEKTATVKVGNLEKVGKEKDKK; encoded by the coding sequence ATGAAAAAATTATTTTCAATAGTATTGATTGCAGCTTTTGCAATTATCAATGCACAGGAAACAGCAAACAGATTCTTTTACGAATTGACTTTTAAGCCGAAACAAGATTCAACAAAAATTGATAAGGTGATAGCAATACTTGATGTTACTGGTAAAAAATCGATTTATCAGGACTATACAGTTCCTGCTCAGGATTCAATTATTAAAATGGCTGTCGAGGAGATGGAAAAGACTAAATCATTTAAAGATATGTCTAAACTGATCAAAATGCCTAAATTTTCATATAAAATTGTGAAAACATATCCGGAGATGAAAGAACAGTATGTAGACAGAATAAGTATGAACTTATTTGCTTATGAGGATGATATAAAATTTAAATGGAATATTCTTCCCGAAAAAGAAAAAGTGGGAGAGTATAATACGCAAAAAGCAACGACCGATTTCGGAGGAAGAAAATGGATAGCTTGGTTCACTACAGATATTCCATTCCCGGATGGACCTTATAAATTTTATGGTTTGCCAGGATTGATTGTTAAGATTGAAGATTCTGAAAAACATTATTCATGGAAACTGAGTGGTAACAAGAAAATTGAAAATTATGAAGAACTCTCTTATTCAGAAAAAGTAAATGCGAAGTATGGAATGTCAAATAACATAACGCCAACAAGTAAAGAGAAGTTTGAAAAAGCTTACGCTACTTTTAAAAAAGATCCGATGGGGGAGTTTCGTCAGAGAGTAACTCCGGAAATGTCTAGTATGAAAATGCCTGGATCAGATATGACGATTGGTGAGATGATGAAAAAACAGGAAAAAATAGCGAAGGATTTTTTCAATTCAAACGATAATCCAATTGAAAAAACAGCAACTGTGAAGGTGGGTAATCTAGAAAAAGTAGGTAAAGAGAAAGATAAAAAATAA